One window from the genome of Williamwhitmania sp. encodes:
- a CDS encoding MerR family transcriptional regulator, which produces MAIYSIKDLELLTGIKAHTIRMWERRYHIVEPARTLTNIREYSDDDLKKLLNVSILNNCGMKISMLAHMSFAELTTTVTNVVDKHKSPGLLTEQLVIAMVNFDEKTFDDIINGSITSNGFGYALEKLIFPFLDKLGMMWQIGEIIPAHEHFASSLIRNRILHETGLLGPNRGELPKHIFFLPEGEYHELVLLSLNYLTRAKRLNTLYLGQSVPLADIISVGKQLHPKFFIFSATFPQPHKLDQLMKELSIHFPLSTIIGGGPALDEIKRKPKTFAKLSTLDDFQSIISKQGGN; this is translated from the coding sequence ATGGCTATCTACTCTATAAAGGACCTTGAATTGCTCACGGGCATTAAGGCTCATACCATTCGGATGTGGGAACGTAGGTATCACATTGTGGAGCCCGCACGCACACTGACAAACATTCGGGAATATAGCGATGATGATTTAAAAAAACTGCTAAACGTTTCCATCCTCAACAACTGCGGGATGAAAATATCGATGCTGGCCCACATGTCGTTTGCGGAGCTCACAACCACCGTAACCAACGTGGTAGATAAGCATAAAAGTCCGGGGCTGCTTACAGAACAGCTGGTTATTGCCATGGTCAATTTTGATGAGAAAACCTTTGATGACATCATCAACGGTTCAATTACTTCGAATGGCTTTGGATACGCCTTAGAAAAATTGATTTTCCCGTTCCTAGACAAACTTGGGATGATGTGGCAAATTGGTGAAATCATTCCAGCCCACGAGCACTTTGCCTCTAGCCTAATTAGGAATAGGATACTTCATGAAACCGGTCTGCTGGGGCCAAACAGGGGTGAACTGCCAAAGCATATTTTCTTTTTGCCCGAAGGTGAATATCACGAGCTTGTGCTTTTGTCGCTCAACTATCTCACCAGGGCCAAACGTTTAAACACCTTATATTTAGGTCAATCTGTTCCGCTTGCCGATATTATCTCCGTAGGGAAACAGCTGCATCCCAAATTCTTTATCTTTTCCGCCACGTTCCCTCAACCACACAAGCTCGACCAGCTAATGAAAGAACTATCAATCCACTTTCCATTGTCGACCATTATTGGTGGCGGTCCAGCGTTAGACGAAATAAAACGCAAGCCCAAAACTTTTGCAAAACTCTCCACACTTGACGATTTTCAGTCAATAATTTCGAAACAAGGCGGTAATTAA
- a CDS encoding O-methyltransferase: MIPRDRKLEQYILEHTQPEEELLKELDRNTNLNTVHPRMLSGHLQGVVLEMISKMVFPAAILEIGTFTGYSALCLAKGLSANGVLHTIEIDDELAPLAQSYFDRASYGKQIKLHIGNAIDIIPTLITQFDLAFIDGDKRQYIEYFKAIMPFMKIGSFILADNVLWDGKVVSSVASSDAQTKGILNFNDFVHNDSSVENVLLPIRDGIMLLRKVR, from the coding sequence ATGATACCGCGCGATAGAAAGCTGGAGCAATACATCCTTGAGCATACCCAGCCAGAAGAGGAATTACTTAAGGAACTCGACCGTAATACAAATCTCAATACTGTCCATCCGAGAATGCTTTCAGGACATTTGCAAGGCGTTGTTCTCGAGATGATTAGCAAGATGGTTTTCCCTGCAGCAATTCTGGAGATTGGAACCTTCACGGGCTACTCTGCCTTGTGCCTAGCGAAGGGGTTATCGGCCAACGGGGTTCTTCACACAATTGAAATCGACGACGAGTTGGCACCACTTGCTCAATCATACTTCGACCGAGCATCATATGGCAAGCAGATAAAACTCCATATTGGCAATGCCATAGATATTATTCCTACCCTGATAACTCAATTCGACCTCGCATTTATCGATGGTGACAAACGCCAATACATTGAATACTTCAAAGCAATAATGCCATTTATGAAGATTGGCAGCTTCATTCTTGCTGATAATGTACTTTGGGATGGGAAGGTTGTGTCGAGCGTTGCATCCAGTGATGCTCAAACAAAGGGTATCCTCAACTTCAACGACTTTGTTCACAACGACAGTTCAGTCGAAAATGTCCTGTTACCCATTAGGGATGGCATAATGTTGCTTAGGAAAGTTAGGTAA
- a CDS encoding pitrilysin family protein, with protein MQEFNILTLSNGIRFIHWRNNSKIAHCGITINTGTRDELENEHGLAHFIEHVIFKGTTHRKAYHIISRLEDIGGDLNAYTAKEETCIYASILTSDFERAAELIADIMFNSTFPEKELSKEKEVVFDEINSYKDSPSELIFDDFEEQVFEGAPIGRNILGTKKNLRAFDKKSILAFMQRTYNSDQLVFSSAGDIPFNTVKRIAEKYFGHYPPNYRNYNRIPFSGYAPKMVEKHKSTYQAHCIIGNAAYDLKSDKRVALHLLTNLLGGPGMNSRLNLSLREKYGLAYNVEASYSPYTDTGIVSIYFGTDKGNIQKSINLVNKELARIRDVKISVLQLHKAKKQLIGQLAIAAESNESQMLSIGKSLLIYNTVDSQEEVARKINTITAESLQEVANEVFSPDQLSTLIFR; from the coding sequence ATGCAGGAATTCAACATCCTGACTCTCAGCAACGGAATCCGCTTTATCCACTGGAGAAACAACTCCAAAATTGCTCATTGCGGAATTACCATTAACACGGGGACTCGGGATGAATTGGAGAATGAGCATGGGTTGGCTCACTTTATTGAACACGTCATATTCAAAGGAACAACTCACCGAAAAGCATACCATATTATAAGCCGGCTGGAAGATATTGGTGGTGACTTGAACGCCTACACAGCCAAAGAGGAAACATGCATTTATGCAAGTATCCTAACCAGCGACTTCGAACGAGCAGCGGAGTTAATTGCTGACATCATGTTCAACTCTACCTTCCCTGAAAAGGAATTATCGAAGGAGAAAGAGGTTGTTTTTGATGAAATTAACTCATACAAAGACAGCCCTTCCGAACTCATCTTTGACGATTTTGAGGAACAGGTATTTGAAGGTGCTCCCATTGGCAGAAATATTCTTGGCACCAAAAAGAATCTTCGAGCATTCGACAAGAAAAGCATTCTTGCCTTTATGCAGAGAACCTACAATAGCGATCAACTTGTTTTTTCGTCCGCAGGGGATATTCCGTTTAATACGGTTAAAAGAATTGCAGAGAAGTATTTTGGCCATTACCCACCTAATTATAGAAACTACAATCGCATTCCATTTTCAGGATATGCTCCCAAGATGGTGGAGAAGCACAAGTCCACCTACCAGGCACACTGCATTATCGGGAATGCTGCTTACGACCTAAAAAGCGATAAACGAGTAGCGTTACACCTCCTAACCAATTTGTTAGGTGGTCCCGGGATGAATTCTCGTCTCAATCTATCACTGCGGGAGAAGTATGGCCTTGCTTATAACGTAGAGGCTTCCTATTCCCCCTACACTGACACTGGCATTGTTTCTATCTATTTTGGCACCGACAAAGGCAACATCCAGAAAAGCATAAATCTAGTTAACAAGGAACTGGCCCGGATCCGCGATGTAAAAATTAGTGTGCTGCAGCTTCATAAAGCAAAAAAGCAACTTATAGGGCAGCTGGCAATTGCTGCCGAAAGCAACGAGAGTCAAATGCTTTCAATCGGCAAAAGTTTGCTCATATACAATACTGTTGATAGCCAAGAGGAAGTAGCAAGAAAAATAAACACCATAACGGCAGAGAGCCTTCAGGAGGTAGCCAACGAAGTTTTTTCGCCGGACCAACTCTCAACCCTTATCTTCCGCTAA
- the gpmI gene encoding 2,3-bisphosphoglycerate-independent phosphoglycerate mutase, with the protein MDQKLILIILDGWGIGRKDSTDAISNAKTPYMDYLAKTYPTSKLLTSGEDVGLPDGQMGNSEVGHLNIGAGRVVYQDLVRINKACADNSISQNKTLVDAFTYAKEKGVAVHFLGLVSDGGVHSLDKHLYKLCDITKDFGLQKVFIHAFTDGRDTDPESGLGFITQLEEHLKTSNGTIATLVGRYYAMDRDKRWERVKEAYDLMVEGKGKQVHSIVDAMKESYAQGVTDEFIKPVVRVDNQGNPVGKIAAGDVVICFNYRTDRLREMTTVLSQKDMPEQGMHTIPLHYVTMTRYDDTFKNVNIVYDKDNLQNTLGEVVSNAGGHQIRIAETEKYAHVTFFFSGGREEPFANESRLMVQSPKVATYDLQPEMSAIEVKDAIVAELKKGEANFVCLNFANGDMVGHTGIWPAIIKAVETVDSCVKEVVETAKANGYSAIIIADHGNADNAVNPDGSPNTAHSLNPVPFILVSDKYRKVKNGILADVAPTIIKILGLSQPTEMTGKILIEE; encoded by the coding sequence ATGGATCAGAAATTAATCCTAATTATCCTCGATGGCTGGGGAATCGGCAGGAAGGATAGCACCGACGCCATTTCCAACGCTAAGACTCCATACATGGACTACCTTGCAAAGACCTATCCCACATCAAAACTCCTCACAAGCGGAGAAGATGTAGGTCTACCGGATGGTCAGATGGGCAATTCAGAGGTTGGCCACCTTAACATTGGTGCAGGTAGGGTTGTATACCAAGATCTTGTTCGTATAAACAAGGCATGTGCAGACAATAGCATTTCTCAAAATAAAACATTGGTTGATGCCTTCACCTATGCAAAAGAAAAAGGTGTGGCCGTTCATTTCCTTGGCCTAGTTTCCGATGGAGGGGTACATTCGTTAGATAAACATCTTTACAAACTATGTGATATTACCAAGGATTTTGGACTTCAAAAGGTTTTTATTCACGCTTTTACCGATGGTCGTGATACAGACCCGGAGAGTGGGCTTGGTTTTATAACCCAGCTGGAGGAGCATCTGAAAACCTCCAATGGTACCATTGCTACGCTCGTTGGCCGCTACTATGCCATGGATAGGGATAAGCGCTGGGAGCGTGTAAAGGAGGCGTATGATCTAATGGTTGAGGGCAAGGGCAAACAGGTTCATAGCATTGTCGACGCCATGAAGGAGTCCTATGCACAAGGAGTAACTGATGAATTTATCAAGCCGGTTGTTAGGGTTGATAACCAGGGAAATCCGGTTGGTAAAATTGCTGCTGGAGATGTGGTTATTTGCTTCAACTACCGTACCGATAGGCTTCGCGAGATGACCACGGTGTTATCACAAAAGGATATGCCTGAGCAGGGAATGCACACCATACCGTTGCACTACGTTACGATGACTAGGTACGATGATACCTTTAAGAATGTAAATATTGTTTACGATAAAGACAATCTTCAGAATACACTTGGCGAGGTAGTGTCAAATGCCGGTGGACATCAAATCCGCATTGCCGAAACCGAAAAGTATGCGCATGTAACTTTCTTCTTTTCTGGTGGGCGTGAGGAGCCATTTGCCAACGAAAGCAGGTTGATGGTGCAGTCACCAAAGGTAGCAACCTATGATCTTCAACCTGAGATGAGTGCTATAGAGGTTAAGGACGCCATTGTGGCCGAGCTGAAGAAGGGAGAAGCTAACTTTGTTTGCCTCAATTTTGCCAATGGTGACATGGTTGGACACACTGGAATTTGGCCTGCAATAATCAAGGCAGTTGAAACTGTTGATTCCTGCGTGAAGGAGGTGGTTGAAACTGCCAAAGCCAATGGTTATTCCGCAATTATAATTGCCGATCATGGTAATGCTGATAATGCAGTGAATCCCGATGGCTCTCCCAATACCGCCCATTCATTAAACCCTGTTCCATTTATTCTTGTTTCTGATAAATACCGCAAGGTGAAGAATGGTATTCTTGCAGATGTGGCACCCACAATCATTAAAATTTTGGGACTTTCTCAGCCGACTGAAATGACAGGGAAAATACTAATTGAGGAGTAG